Proteins encoded together in one Corallococcus soli window:
- a CDS encoding HAD family hydrolase yields the protein MPAKAAFFDVDGTLVRTNIVHVYAYYAMNRGSLRGIAGRTLGTALGLPVFGILDAVNRKAFNEFFYRYYSGLSEDRLVTIAEDMFEDVLKPALYEQTQDLIDEARRSGCRIVLVTGALDFTMRPLARHLGCDDVIANKMQFVGGKATGKVIPPIIEGANKANAIRAYCEKEGLALNQCHGYSDSASDYAMLAVVGRPTAVNPDLRLRSLARAYNWPILDLK from the coding sequence GTGCCCGCCAAAGCCGCCTTCTTCGACGTCGACGGGACGCTGGTCCGGACGAACATCGTTCACGTCTACGCCTACTACGCCATGAACCGGGGCTCGCTCCGGGGCATCGCGGGCCGCACCCTGGGGACCGCCCTGGGGTTGCCGGTGTTCGGCATCCTGGATGCCGTCAACCGCAAGGCCTTCAACGAGTTCTTCTACCGCTACTACTCGGGGCTCAGCGAGGACCGGCTGGTCACCATCGCGGAGGACATGTTCGAGGACGTCCTCAAGCCCGCGCTCTACGAGCAGACGCAGGACCTCATCGACGAGGCGCGGCGCTCCGGCTGCCGCATCGTGCTCGTCACCGGGGCCCTGGACTTCACCATGCGCCCGCTGGCCCGGCACCTGGGCTGCGACGACGTCATCGCCAACAAGATGCAGTTCGTGGGCGGCAAGGCGACGGGCAAGGTGATTCCGCCCATCATCGAAGGCGCCAACAAGGCCAACGCCATCCGCGCCTACTGCGAGAAAGAGGGCCTGGCCCTCAACCAGTGCCACGGCTATTCGGACAGCGCCTCCGACTACGCCATGCTCGCCGTCGTGGGACGGCCCACCGCGGTGAACCCGGACCTGCGGCTGCGCTCGCTCGCGCGCGCGTACAACTGGCCCATCCTGGACTTGAAGTAA
- a CDS encoding lactate racemase domain-containing protein, translating into MRPLKTLQKLYDEESQVVITEKGSPPRALFYGEGFLQEDLPVGTRVIFPRPPLEGVPNVKAAIRWAINHPEGMDPLHALLKPGMRLTCVIDDISVPLPPMVTPDVRQSILEVVLELCADSGVDDVHLVIANALHRRMTEGEMKRMVGEKIYDAYYPDRYYNHDAEDPDGITELERTSHNEVVAVNRRVAESDLIVYVNINFVPMNGGHKSMGTGVTNYASLRHHHNPKTIRDSDSYMEPKASALYTKNTRIGTVIDQNLKVFHIETTLNNRMFGAPTDFLAKKEEDYTEADRLKFQALRFTLSKLPRAAARKVLNAIPAPYDVTGVFAGATEPTHQKTLEQSWKQYVVPVEGQSDIVIFPIPFVSPYSVNSVLNPLLVQVMGLGYFYNLNRGVPLVKKGGVLILLHPAYDEFDPVQHPSYIEFFHRLLPETRDSMKLEHKYEKEFAENPSYVHLYRKGNAYHGVHPFYMWYWGENGRQHVGKVIVAGAENNHVPALLGWDRTDTLSEAIEEARGFMGRSASISLLRIAPTVMVDVK; encoded by the coding sequence ATGCGCCCGCTCAAGACGCTCCAGAAGCTGTACGACGAGGAAAGTCAGGTGGTCATCACGGAGAAGGGCAGCCCCCCCCGGGCGCTCTTCTACGGTGAAGGCTTCCTGCAGGAAGACCTGCCCGTGGGCACCCGGGTCATCTTCCCCCGCCCCCCGCTGGAGGGCGTGCCCAACGTGAAGGCCGCCATCCGCTGGGCCATCAACCACCCGGAGGGCATGGACCCGCTGCACGCGCTGCTCAAGCCCGGCATGCGGCTGACGTGCGTCATCGACGACATCAGCGTGCCGCTGCCGCCCATGGTCACGCCCGACGTGCGCCAGTCCATCCTGGAGGTGGTGCTGGAATTGTGCGCGGACTCCGGCGTGGACGACGTGCACCTGGTCATCGCCAACGCGCTGCACCGCCGGATGACCGAAGGCGAGATGAAGCGCATGGTGGGCGAGAAGATCTACGACGCCTACTACCCGGACCGGTACTACAACCACGACGCGGAGGACCCGGACGGCATCACGGAGCTGGAGCGCACCAGCCACAACGAAGTGGTGGCGGTGAACCGGCGCGTCGCGGAGAGCGACCTCATCGTCTACGTGAACATCAACTTCGTGCCCATGAACGGCGGGCACAAGTCCATGGGCACGGGCGTGACGAACTACGCGTCGCTCAGGCACCACCACAACCCGAAGACGATCCGCGACTCCGACAGCTACATGGAGCCGAAGGCGAGCGCGCTGTACACGAAGAACACGCGCATCGGGACGGTCATCGACCAGAACCTCAAGGTCTTCCACATCGAGACCACGCTGAACAACCGCATGTTCGGCGCGCCCACGGACTTCCTGGCGAAGAAGGAGGAGGACTACACGGAGGCGGACCGGCTGAAGTTCCAGGCCCTGCGCTTCACGCTGTCCAAGCTGCCCCGCGCCGCCGCGCGCAAGGTGCTCAACGCCATCCCCGCGCCCTACGACGTGACGGGCGTGTTCGCGGGGGCCACGGAGCCCACGCACCAGAAGACGCTGGAGCAGAGCTGGAAGCAGTACGTGGTGCCGGTGGAGGGGCAGAGCGACATCGTCATCTTCCCCATCCCGTTCGTCAGCCCCTACAGCGTCAACTCCGTGCTCAACCCGCTGCTCGTGCAGGTGATGGGGCTGGGCTACTTCTACAACCTCAACCGGGGCGTGCCGCTGGTGAAGAAGGGCGGCGTGCTCATCCTCCTGCACCCGGCCTACGACGAGTTCGACCCCGTGCAGCACCCCAGCTACATCGAGTTCTTCCACCGGCTGCTGCCGGAGACGCGCGACTCCATGAAGCTGGAGCACAAGTACGAGAAGGAGTTCGCGGAGAACCCCAGCTACGTGCACCTGTACCGCAAGGGCAACGCCTACCACGGCGTGCACCCCTTCTACATGTGGTACTGGGGCGAGAACGGCCGTCAGCACGTGGGCAAGGTCATTGTCGCGGGCGCGGAGAACAACCACGTCCCGGCCCTGCTCGGCTGGGATCGCACCGACACCCTCTCCGAGGCGATTGAAGAAGCGCGCGGCTTCATGGGGCGCTCGGCGTCCATCAGCCTGCTGCGCATCGCGCCCACGGTGATGGTGGACGTGAAGTGA
- a CDS encoding SWIB/MDM2 domain-containing protein, with the protein MAAKKAAAKKTPAAPAAKKTTAKKSADGARKPNAAFMKEMTPSAALAEIVGPKPLPRTEVVKKLWAYIKKNNLQDAKNKRQINADDKLKPIFGGKKNVTMFEMTSLVNKQLS; encoded by the coding sequence ATGGCCGCCAAGAAAGCCGCTGCGAAGAAGACCCCTGCTGCTCCCGCCGCCAAGAAGACCACCGCGAAGAAGTCCGCTGATGGTGCGCGCAAGCCGAACGCGGCGTTCATGAAGGAAATGACGCCCTCCGCCGCGCTGGCGGAGATCGTCGGTCCCAAGCCGCTGCCCCGGACCGAGGTTGTGAAGAAGCTCTGGGCCTACATCAAGAAGAACAACCTCCAGGACGCGAAGAACAAGCGGCAGATCAACGCCGACGACAAGCTGAAGCCCATCTTTGGCGGCAAGAAGAACGTCACCATGTTCGAGATGACCTCGCTGGTGAACAAGCAGCTGAGCTGA
- a CDS encoding NAD-dependent epimerase/dehydratase family protein: MNALITGAGGFLGTWLARALVARGDRVSCLLRPSTDARELEKALAGHPWKRVLGDVTDRASLEEAVKGVDVVFHLAGIRRAAMRDEFLRVNAGGTRQLCEALAALPATHSAARPRLVMCGSLASHGPSTPQRPHVEEDAFHPHEWYGESKAEAEAIAFSFKDRLPVTVIRPPRILGPGDRENLSFFKMAKQGIRLELVGGPRPLSLVDVEDVVDLLLVLAERPEALGEAFFCAGPERLTLEQMQDLGAKALGYTPRTVRMRPAVLTALATAADGVTRLTGKKLPLNRKLARQLLAPAWTCSGAKAERLLGFRPRRNLADSITRSGEWYRAQGWL; this comes from the coding sequence ATGAATGCCCTCATCACCGGCGCCGGCGGCTTCCTGGGGACCTGGCTCGCGCGAGCGCTCGTCGCTCGCGGCGACCGTGTCTCATGCCTGTTGCGCCCCTCCACCGACGCCCGCGAGCTGGAGAAGGCGCTGGCGGGCCACCCGTGGAAGCGGGTGCTGGGGGACGTGACGGACCGGGCCTCCCTGGAGGAGGCGGTGAAGGGCGTGGACGTCGTCTTCCACCTGGCCGGCATCCGCCGCGCGGCGATGCGGGACGAGTTCCTCCGCGTCAACGCGGGCGGCACCCGGCAGCTCTGCGAGGCCCTGGCCGCCCTGCCCGCCACGCACTCCGCGGCCCGGCCCCGGCTGGTGATGTGCGGGTCGCTGGCCTCCCACGGGCCCTCCACGCCCCAGCGGCCCCACGTGGAGGAGGACGCCTTCCATCCCCATGAGTGGTACGGCGAGAGCAAGGCCGAGGCGGAGGCCATCGCCTTCTCCTTCAAGGACCGGCTGCCCGTCACGGTGATCCGCCCGCCCCGCATCCTGGGGCCCGGTGACCGGGAAAACCTGTCTTTCTTCAAGATGGCGAAGCAAGGCATCCGCCTGGAGCTGGTGGGCGGGCCGCGTCCGCTGTCCCTGGTGGACGTGGAGGACGTGGTGGACCTGCTGCTCGTCCTGGCGGAGCGGCCGGAGGCGCTGGGCGAGGCGTTCTTCTGCGCCGGCCCGGAGCGGCTGACCCTGGAGCAGATGCAGGACCTGGGCGCGAAGGCGTTGGGCTACACGCCCCGCACGGTGCGGATGCGCCCGGCGGTGCTGACGGCCCTGGCGACGGCGGCGGACGGGGTGACGCGGCTGACGGGGAAGAAGCTGCCCCTGAACCGAAAGCTGGCGCGGCAGCTGCTGGCGCCCGCCTGGACGTGCTCGGGGGCCAAGGCCGAAAGGCTGCTGGGCTTCCGGCCGCGAAGGAACCTGGCCGACTCCATCACCCGCAGTGGTGAATGGTATCGCGCGCAGGGCTGGTTATAG
- a CDS encoding AMP-binding protein, with protein sequence MATPSELNVTEVFTGKRIVFVGTTGFVGKVTLSMLLFHYGDVLDRVYVVVRKGSAASAERRFFDKVAPSEPFQPLRDRLGDDGAMQYLRDKCTVLDGDITDPWVGLEEADVAKMTGQVHAIVNCAGLVSFNPSLEVGLNVNTHGVKNAVELALRWKVPLIHMSTAFVAGNRSGLVFEDEQVAGYFPKMEEMDGRDFSLEQELVDAEKTVARLREQADDKALTSIFRKKALDRLEEEGRDATDEKTLRLAVGRERKLWLSGELVRAGMERALHWGWPNTYTYTKHLGEQVMAGTPGLRYSIVRPSIVESAAHFPFPGWNEGFTTSAPLAYAGIKGQRGIPAGDHAILDIIPVDQVAGATLGITAHAIQVEERRVYNLASGDVNPFLASRSVELVGLYRRRFYRNRETGNSLVNSLRSRIEPQPVSKQEFQLLSAPMLLKGAKLLRKTLGEVRPAWGAPRIQAMVDKAVTALDEVESQAGSLSGLIELFLPFLWENRYVFRCDNTRSVYERMVPADRAKIDWAPERIDWREYFLGTHLPGLEKWVFPGLDEEREKRTAIPASRDLLELFEATVHAWRHRVAFRMAAGEKEERFTFGEVHRYAARVGSHLLASGIQRGDRVLLVSENRPEWAISYFGILRAGATVVPVDPALTEAEVVNIAKRAEAKQCLISEQAAEDFPGLFSALGEGVRVTSLAEAMTGDPAYPDRIGPVRKTAAPDDVASVIFTSGTTGTPKGVMLTHRNFTSLVAKLAGAFNVGVGDGVLSVLPLHHTFEFSAGFLTPFSRGAEITYIDELTSDRLGDVFETGRVTAMIGVPALWQLLHRKITQEMAARPPVVEQALKALMAANGELRNRSSLNLGKLLFWPVHRKFGGRVKVLVSGGSALSDEVHQAFHELGFTMREGYGLTEAAPVLAVSEATNKRIRGSVGKALPGIEFRILTPDNDGIGEVLAKGPNVMAGYFGDREATEAVVKDGWLHTGDLGRMDDEGRLYLMGRAKDVIVDANGKNVYPDELEELYQEHPHVKELSIVGLPDESGGEKVACLCVPDFKDRPREEVRHELEEHFRKVSAGMPFYRRVKTVRFYDGELPRTSTRKVKRKRVVEELQRLDRVAANAGRVKEKAQATSTGGVADWLYPLVAEVCHRPVSDVRPDAQLIGDLGFDSLMLTEMSVALEGAGVPLPAIEDLTQVQTVEDLRKLVVVSGRRPSQETRARDILKENERAEAQEIPVPEAVSAVGRQLLSFGQKVLYGGVFDVKVTGKTFIPQNRNFLVIANHASHLDAGLVRVVLGEQGERMVSLAARDYFFDTPLKRAWFENFTHLIPIDRQGSLRESLRVAGEALRQGFNVLIFPEGTRSTTGELMEFKPTLGYLSLTYGVDVLPLYIHGAYEALPKGSMFPKTKELEVHVGPALEYASLKARAQGMARSEGYRYVTHIAEEAVRTLRAGKVLDLEQVGADRVFTPPARALTGGKDS encoded by the coding sequence ATGGCCACGCCCTCCGAGCTGAACGTCACCGAGGTCTTCACCGGCAAGAGAATCGTCTTCGTCGGCACCACCGGCTTCGTGGGCAAGGTGACGCTGTCGATGTTGCTCTTCCACTACGGCGACGTGCTGGACCGGGTCTACGTCGTGGTGCGCAAGGGCAGCGCCGCGTCCGCGGAGCGCCGCTTCTTCGACAAGGTGGCGCCCAGCGAGCCCTTCCAGCCGCTGCGCGACCGGCTGGGCGACGACGGCGCGATGCAGTACCTGCGCGACAAGTGCACCGTGCTGGACGGCGACATCACCGACCCCTGGGTGGGCCTGGAGGAGGCGGACGTCGCGAAGATGACGGGGCAGGTGCACGCCATCGTCAACTGCGCGGGCCTGGTGTCCTTCAACCCGTCGCTGGAGGTGGGCCTCAACGTCAACACCCACGGCGTGAAGAACGCGGTGGAGCTGGCGCTGCGCTGGAAGGTGCCGCTCATCCACATGTCCACCGCCTTCGTCGCGGGCAACCGCAGCGGGCTCGTCTTCGAGGACGAGCAGGTGGCGGGCTACTTCCCGAAGATGGAGGAGATGGACGGGCGCGACTTCAGCCTGGAGCAGGAGCTGGTGGACGCGGAGAAGACCGTGGCCCGCCTGCGCGAACAGGCGGACGACAAGGCCCTCACCTCCATCTTCCGCAAGAAGGCGCTGGACCGGCTGGAGGAGGAAGGCCGCGACGCCACGGATGAGAAGACGCTGCGGCTGGCGGTGGGCCGTGAGCGCAAGCTGTGGCTGTCCGGGGAGCTGGTGCGCGCGGGCATGGAGCGCGCGCTGCACTGGGGCTGGCCCAACACGTACACGTACACCAAGCACCTGGGCGAACAGGTGATGGCCGGCACGCCGGGGCTGCGCTACTCCATCGTGCGGCCCTCCATCGTGGAGAGCGCGGCGCACTTCCCGTTCCCTGGCTGGAACGAGGGCTTCACCACGTCCGCGCCGCTGGCGTACGCGGGCATCAAGGGCCAGCGCGGCATCCCCGCGGGGGACCACGCCATCCTGGACATCATCCCGGTGGACCAGGTGGCGGGCGCCACGCTGGGCATCACCGCGCACGCCATCCAGGTGGAGGAGCGCCGCGTCTACAACCTGGCCTCCGGCGACGTGAACCCGTTCCTCGCCAGCCGCTCCGTGGAGCTGGTGGGCCTGTACCGCCGCCGCTTCTACCGCAACCGGGAGACGGGCAACTCGCTGGTGAACTCGCTGCGCTCGCGCATCGAGCCGCAGCCGGTGAGCAAGCAGGAGTTCCAGCTGCTCAGCGCGCCCATGCTGCTCAAGGGCGCGAAGCTCTTGCGCAAGACGCTGGGCGAGGTGCGGCCCGCCTGGGGCGCGCCGCGCATCCAGGCGATGGTGGACAAGGCCGTCACGGCGCTGGACGAGGTGGAGTCGCAGGCGGGCAGCCTGTCCGGGCTCATCGAGCTGTTCCTCCCCTTCCTCTGGGAGAACCGCTACGTCTTCCGCTGCGACAACACGCGCTCCGTCTACGAGCGCATGGTGCCGGCGGACCGCGCGAAGATTGACTGGGCGCCGGAGCGCATCGACTGGCGGGAGTACTTCCTGGGCACGCACCTGCCCGGCCTGGAGAAGTGGGTGTTCCCGGGCCTGGACGAGGAGCGCGAGAAGCGCACCGCCATCCCCGCGTCGCGCGACCTGCTGGAGCTGTTCGAGGCCACCGTGCACGCGTGGCGTCACCGGGTGGCCTTCCGCATGGCCGCGGGCGAGAAGGAGGAGCGCTTCACCTTCGGCGAGGTGCACCGCTACGCCGCGCGCGTGGGCAGCCACCTGCTGGCCTCCGGCATCCAGCGCGGCGACCGCGTGCTGCTGGTGTCGGAGAACCGGCCGGAGTGGGCCATCAGCTACTTCGGCATCCTGCGGGCGGGCGCCACCGTCGTACCGGTGGACCCCGCGCTCACGGAAGCGGAGGTCGTCAACATCGCGAAGCGCGCGGAGGCGAAGCAGTGCCTCATCTCCGAGCAGGCCGCGGAGGACTTCCCCGGCCTCTTCAGCGCGCTGGGCGAGGGCGTGCGCGTGACGAGCCTCGCGGAGGCCATGACGGGCGACCCGGCGTACCCGGACCGCATCGGGCCGGTGAGGAAGACGGCCGCCCCCGACGACGTGGCCAGCGTCATCTTCACCTCCGGCACCACCGGCACGCCCAAGGGCGTGATGCTCACGCACCGCAACTTCACGTCGCTGGTGGCGAAGCTGGCGGGCGCGTTCAACGTGGGCGTGGGTGACGGCGTGCTGTCCGTGCTGCCGCTGCACCACACGTTCGAGTTCTCCGCCGGCTTCCTCACGCCGTTCTCACGCGGCGCCGAAATCACGTACATCGACGAGCTCACGTCGGACCGGCTGGGCGACGTGTTCGAGACGGGCCGCGTCACCGCGATGATTGGCGTGCCCGCGCTGTGGCAGCTCCTGCACCGCAAGATCACGCAGGAGATGGCCGCGCGTCCGCCGGTGGTGGAGCAGGCGCTCAAGGCGCTGATGGCGGCCAACGGGGAGCTGCGCAACCGCAGCTCGCTCAACCTGGGCAAGCTCCTGTTCTGGCCGGTGCACCGCAAGTTCGGCGGCCGGGTGAAGGTGCTGGTGTCGGGCGGATCCGCGCTGTCGGACGAGGTGCACCAGGCCTTCCACGAGCTGGGCTTCACCATGCGCGAGGGCTACGGCCTGACGGAGGCCGCGCCGGTGCTGGCGGTGTCGGAGGCCACCAACAAGCGCATCCGGGGTTCGGTGGGCAAGGCGCTGCCGGGCATCGAGTTCCGCATCCTCACGCCGGACAACGACGGCATCGGCGAGGTGCTGGCCAAGGGCCCCAACGTCATGGCCGGCTACTTCGGCGACCGCGAGGCCACCGAGGCCGTGGTGAAGGACGGCTGGCTGCACACGGGCGATCTGGGCCGCATGGACGACGAGGGCCGGCTGTACCTGATGGGCCGGGCCAAGGACGTCATCGTCGACGCCAACGGCAAGAACGTCTACCCGGACGAGCTGGAGGAGCTGTACCAGGAGCACCCGCACGTGAAGGAGCTGTCCATCGTCGGCCTGCCGGACGAGTCCGGCGGCGAGAAGGTGGCCTGCCTCTGCGTGCCGGACTTCAAGGACCGTCCGCGCGAGGAGGTGCGCCACGAACTGGAGGAGCACTTCCGCAAGGTGAGCGCGGGCATGCCCTTCTACCGGCGCGTGAAGACGGTGCGCTTCTACGACGGGGAGCTGCCCCGCACGTCCACGCGCAAGGTGAAGCGCAAGCGCGTGGTGGAGGAGCTGCAGCGGTTGGACCGCGTGGCCGCCAACGCCGGCCGCGTGAAGGAGAAGGCGCAGGCCACGTCCACCGGCGGCGTCGCGGACTGGCTCTACCCGCTGGTGGCGGAAGTGTGCCACCGCCCGGTGTCGGACGTGCGTCCGGACGCGCAGCTCATCGGCGACTTGGGCTTCGACTCGCTGATGCTCACGGAGATGTCCGTGGCGCTGGAGGGCGCGGGCGTGCCGCTGCCCGCCATTGAAGACCTCACGCAGGTGCAGACGGTGGAGGACCTGCGCAAGCTGGTGGTGGTGTCCGGCCGGAGGCCTTCGCAGGAGACGCGGGCGCGCGACATCCTCAAGGAGAACGAGCGCGCGGAGGCCCAGGAGATTCCGGTGCCGGAGGCCGTGTCCGCGGTGGGCCGGCAGCTCCTGTCCTTCGGGCAGAAGGTGCTCTACGGCGGCGTCTTCGACGTGAAGGTGACGGGCAAGACGTTCATCCCGCAGAACCGCAACTTCCTCGTCATCGCGAACCACGCCAGCCACCTGGACGCGGGGCTGGTGCGCGTGGTGCTGGGCGAGCAGGGCGAGCGCATGGTGTCGCTGGCCGCGCGCGACTACTTCTTCGACACGCCGCTCAAGCGCGCCTGGTTCGAGAACTTCACCCACCTCATCCCCATTGATCGGCAGGGCTCGCTGCGCGAGTCGCTGCGGGTGGCGGGCGAGGCGCTCCGGCAGGGCTTCAACGTCCTCATCTTCCCGGAGGGCACGCGCTCCACCACCGGCGAGCTGATGGAGTTCAAGCCGACGCTGGGCTACCTGTCGCTCACCTACGGGGTGGACGTGCTGCCGCTCTACATCCACGGAGCCTACGAGGCGCTGCCCAAGGGCTCCATGTTCCCGAAGACGAAGGAGCTGGAGGTGCACGTGGGCCCGGCGCTGGAGTACGCGTCGCTGAAGGCCCGGGCGCAGGGCATGGCGCGCTCGGAGGGCTACCGCTACGTGACGCACATCGCGGAGGAGGCGGTGCGCACGCTGCGCGCGGGCAAGGTGCTGGACCTGGAGCAGGTGGGCGCCGACCGCGTCTTCACCCCGCCGGCCCGCGCCCTGACGGGAGGGAAGGACTCGTGA
- a CDS encoding NAD-dependent epimerase/dehydratase family protein, with protein MKLLVTGGTGFLGTHLVPRLVAAGHDVRLIARSKPAGPAFDKTEVLQGDLKDRDAVRRALVGVDAVYHLAGLVSFQNKDARRMYELHVDCTREFLRDVREAGVKRVILGSTSGTIAVSKEERVGTEDDDYPITTVANWPYYLSKIYEEKLALEYCRKHAIPLVVMNPSLLMGPGDDRLSSTWTVLKFLNREIPSMPGGGMSFVDARDAADAFVQALTRGEVYGRHLMGVNMSLADFFDRLQRLTGVPAPRMKLPRELNILGGKLLEQWAKVRGTVSKLDPQEVEIGEHWFYLEPAKAERELGFKARDVHETLLDTVQYLYGKMPPDNLPGTRGRLASTREGT; from the coding sequence GTGAAGCTGCTCGTCACTGGAGGCACGGGGTTCCTGGGCACGCACCTGGTGCCCAGGCTTGTGGCCGCGGGCCACGACGTGCGCCTCATCGCGCGCTCGAAGCCGGCCGGCCCCGCATTCGACAAGACGGAGGTCCTCCAGGGGGACCTGAAGGACCGGGACGCCGTGCGCCGCGCGCTGGTGGGCGTGGACGCCGTCTACCACCTGGCGGGGCTCGTCTCCTTCCAGAACAAGGACGCGCGGCGGATGTACGAGCTGCACGTGGACTGCACGCGCGAGTTCCTGCGCGACGTGCGCGAAGCGGGCGTCAAGCGCGTCATCCTGGGCTCCACCTCCGGCACCATCGCGGTGTCCAAGGAGGAGCGCGTGGGCACGGAGGACGACGACTACCCCATCACCACCGTCGCCAACTGGCCCTACTACCTGTCGAAAATCTACGAGGAGAAGCTGGCGCTGGAGTACTGCCGCAAGCACGCCATCCCCCTCGTGGTGATGAACCCCAGCCTGCTGATGGGGCCCGGGGATGACCGGCTGTCGTCCACCTGGACGGTGTTGAAGTTCCTCAACCGGGAGATTCCGTCCATGCCCGGCGGCGGCATGTCCTTCGTGGACGCGCGCGACGCGGCGGACGCCTTCGTCCAGGCGCTCACCCGGGGCGAGGTGTACGGCCGCCACCTGATGGGCGTGAACATGTCCCTGGCGGACTTCTTCGACAGGCTCCAGCGCCTCACCGGCGTGCCCGCCCCGCGCATGAAGCTGCCCCGCGAGCTCAACATCCTGGGCGGCAAGCTGCTGGAGCAGTGGGCCAAGGTGCGCGGCACCGTGTCGAAGCTCGACCCGCAGGAGGTCGAGATTGGCGAGCACTGGTTCTACCTGGAGCCCGCCAAGGCGGAGCGCGAGCTGGGCTTCAAGGCCCGCGACGTGCACGAGACGCTGCTCGACACCGTGCAGTACCTCTACGGGAAGATGCCGCCGGACAACCTGCCCGGCACCCGCGGCCGGCTGGCCAGCACGCGCGAAGGCACCTGA